From a region of the Meiothermus cerbereus DSM 11376 genome:
- the scpB gene encoding SMC-Scp complex subunit ScpB encodes MDLQNLKAQVLAVLFAAGRPLSLKELSPLGSEEALTRAVVALERDLADGCLGVQLERVAGGWRLVVHPLHLTAVEQVLRPTPPRISKAALEVLALIAYQQPLTRAELEALRGKSVEGVLEGLVERQLVRIVGEKDAVGRPKLYGTTERFLEMFGLESLADLPPLGEGPVLLLRS; translated from the coding sequence ATGGATCTACAGAATCTTAAAGCCCAGGTTCTGGCAGTGTTGTTTGCAGCAGGGAGGCCACTGTCCCTGAAAGAGCTGAGCCCGCTGGGTAGCGAAGAGGCCCTCACCCGGGCGGTGGTGGCCCTCGAGCGCGACCTGGCCGACGGCTGCCTGGGGGTACAGCTCGAGCGGGTAGCGGGCGGCTGGCGGCTGGTAGTGCATCCCCTGCACCTTACGGCGGTCGAGCAGGTATTGCGCCCTACCCCGCCGCGCATTTCCAAAGCAGCCCTGGAGGTGCTTGCACTGATCGCTTATCAGCAGCCGCTTACTCGAGCCGAACTGGAAGCTTTACGCGGCAAGAGCGTGGAGGGGGTGCTCGAGGGGCTGGTAGAGCGCCAGCTGGTTCGGATTGTGGGCGAGAAGGACGCTGTGGGGCGGCCTAAGCTGTACGGCACCACCGAGCGGTTTTTAGAAATGTTTGGGCTGGAAAGCCTGGCCGACCTGCCCCCGCTGGGGGAGGGCCCGGTGCTGCTTTTGCGCAGCTAG
- a CDS encoding 2-phosphosulfolactate phosphatase, producing MTLRVDLVPKPPYPQPVLVVDVFYGSAVGVLLAAGAQEVWVAKSVRAALVLAEGGALLLGEQEGLPLEGFHGGISLQNLPGLRVEGKSCVLLAPPLAESLEQVPPQSALAYFRNARAAVAYVAEQHIDTVVAATQARLEPSLANTVVAGFIAKRLYQSLGKEGALQEGARLATALLKSFPDPQEALVQSDLGKQLYRAGRSEELALASLVSVEEVVPRLRQVRLLEAKQYGLTKDRFGFCFQAR from the coding sequence GTGACGCTTCGGGTAGATTTAGTTCCCAAACCCCCATATCCCCAGCCGGTACTGGTAGTGGACGTGTTTTATGGCAGCGCGGTGGGTGTTTTACTGGCTGCCGGAGCCCAGGAGGTCTGGGTTGCCAAGAGCGTGCGGGCTGCTTTAGTACTGGCTGAGGGCGGTGCGCTGCTTCTGGGCGAACAGGAGGGTCTTCCGCTGGAGGGGTTTCATGGCGGAATCTCGTTGCAGAATTTGCCGGGGCTTCGGGTCGAGGGAAAATCCTGTGTTCTGCTGGCCCCGCCACTGGCCGAGTCGTTGGAGCAGGTGCCGCCGCAGAGCGCCCTGGCTTATTTTCGCAACGCCAGAGCGGCGGTGGCTTACGTCGCTGAGCAGCACATAGACACCGTGGTTGCCGCAACCCAGGCCCGGCTCGAGCCCAGCCTGGCCAATACCGTTGTGGCAGGTTTTATAGCCAAGCGCCTGTACCAATCCCTGGGAAAGGAAGGTGCGCTACAGGAAGGCGCCCGGCTGGCTACTGCCCTGCTCAAATCCTTCCCAGACCCGCAAGAGGCGCTGGTGCAGTCCGACCTGGGTAAACAACTTTACCGTGCAGGCCGTAGTGAAGAACTGGCCCTGGCTAGTTTGGTTAGCGTAGAAGAGGTAGTCCCCAGGCTAAGGCAAGTACGGCTGCTGGAGGCAAAGCAGTACGGCCTGACCAAAGATCGCTTTGGTTTTTGTTTTCAAGCGAGGTAG
- a CDS encoding WecB/TagA/CpsF family glycosyltransferase, producing the protein MRRVEVLGTPVDLVDLEQTLNWIESKISHPEPHCAQIITTNPEAVVRAQSEPALKQALQECELITADGVGIVWAVRLLTGHRLTDRVPGSEILPAAFARFGPRLRVYFLGAAPGVALRAAQNAKARWGIQICGVQDGFFTDEEAVVEAIRQAQPDLLVVGMGERQDTFIHRNKARLGARVAIGVGGMIDVLAGEVKRAPAWAQRLKIEWLVRIALDRRRWGRFPRLLHFVRLVLGEKLWPQSVGSRGRGE; encoded by the coding sequence GTGCGCCGCGTAGAAGTTCTGGGTACCCCAGTTGACCTGGTAGACCTCGAGCAAACCCTAAACTGGATCGAAAGCAAAATATCTCATCCTGAGCCCCACTGCGCCCAGATCATCACCACCAACCCCGAGGCCGTGGTGCGCGCTCAAAGCGAGCCTGCCCTCAAGCAAGCCCTTCAGGAGTGCGAGCTGATTACGGCCGATGGGGTTGGGATTGTCTGGGCGGTGAGGCTCCTTACGGGGCACCGCCTCACCGACCGGGTGCCGGGTTCGGAGATCCTGCCCGCGGCCTTTGCGCGCTTTGGGCCCCGCTTGCGTGTCTACTTTTTAGGAGCTGCCCCTGGGGTAGCCTTGCGCGCAGCGCAGAACGCTAAAGCCCGCTGGGGAATCCAGATTTGTGGGGTTCAAGATGGCTTTTTCACCGATGAAGAGGCCGTAGTGGAGGCCATCCGGCAGGCCCAGCCCGACTTGCTGGTGGTGGGAATGGGCGAACGACAGGACACCTTTATTCATCGTAACAAGGCCCGGCTGGGGGCCAGGGTGGCCATTGGCGTGGGCGGCATGATTGACGTACTGGCCGGAGAGGTTAAACGGGCTCCTGCCTGGGCACAACGGCTCAAGATTGAATGGCTGGTGCGCATAGCGCTAGACCGCCGACGCTGGGGCCGGTTTCCCCGGCTGCTGCATTTCGTGCGCCTGGTTTTAGGGGAAAAGCTTTGGCCTCAATCGGTGGGCAGCAGGGGTAGAGGTGAATAA
- a CDS encoding peptidylprolyl isomerase produces MKLKHVLLLFLTLGSLAMAQPNPVVATVASSSITKSQFDLQFRLFVRDFLRQRGQTYSPEAEAALAEFKPRFLDRMARDRAIVLAAETAGFAAQKTDIDAAIEEVKADFENEEEFIQALNEAGIPGIEAYYELVYEALTYNAYLEHLLQRLQVSEPALRMLYLVSKQQFVVPVRYCSSHILVGTAQEANQVIARLGKGEKFTDLAKELSQDPGSKDEGGNLGCEPRGTYIAPFELALTALKPGESSKTPVKTEFGYHIILLNRVEAASFQSFEQVRGGLEQAIRDTALQKVLDNIVNRTPIRLFPENL; encoded by the coding sequence AGCTGAAACATGTACTGTTGCTGTTTTTGACACTAGGCTCGCTGGCTATGGCCCAGCCCAACCCAGTCGTAGCCACTGTGGCCAGCTCCTCCATTACCAAAAGCCAGTTTGACCTGCAGTTCCGTTTGTTTGTGCGCGATTTTTTGCGGCAGCGCGGCCAGACCTACAGCCCGGAAGCAGAAGCAGCACTGGCCGAGTTTAAGCCCCGCTTCCTGGATCGGATGGCCCGTGACCGGGCCATCGTTCTTGCGGCTGAAACAGCGGGCTTTGCCGCCCAAAAAACGGATATAGACGCAGCCATCGAGGAGGTAAAAGCCGACTTCGAGAACGAGGAAGAGTTTATCCAGGCCCTAAACGAGGCCGGTATTCCTGGTATCGAGGCCTACTACGAGCTGGTCTACGAAGCTCTGACTTATAACGCCTACCTCGAGCATCTGCTCCAGCGGTTGCAGGTCAGCGAACCTGCGCTGCGGATGCTCTACCTGGTCTCCAAGCAGCAGTTTGTTGTGCCAGTGCGGTACTGCTCCTCACACATTCTGGTTGGCACGGCCCAAGAAGCCAATCAGGTAATTGCCCGGCTGGGCAAGGGTGAAAAGTTTACCGACCTAGCCAAAGAGCTTTCACAAGATCCCGGCAGCAAAGACGAAGGCGGCAACCTCGGCTGCGAACCCAGAGGCACCTATATAGCCCCCTTCGAGCTAGCCCTGACCGCGTTAAAACCCGGAGAAAGCTCCAAGACCCCAGTCAAAACCGAGTTTGGCTATCACATCATCTTGCTAAACCGCGTCGAGGCCGCCAGTTTCCAGTCTTTTGAACAGGTCAGGGGTGGACTGGAGCAAGCCATCCGGGATACCGCCTTGCAGAAGGTGCTGGACAACATCGTAAACCGCACCCCCATCCGGCTGTTCCCCGAGAACCTGTAG